One window from the genome of Pararhizobium gei encodes:
- a CDS encoding DUF3563 domain-containing protein, with protein MFNQLKKITRALRSPSAEERELNYLNGSIDRIDLEYRQRQIDRGLFRRSF; from the coding sequence ATGTTTAATCAACTGAAGAAAATCACCCGCGCCCTGCGCAGCCCCTCGGCCGAAGAGCGTGAATTGAACTATCTCAACGGCTCGATCGATCGCATCGATCTGGAATACCGCCAGCGTCAGATCGACCGCGGCCTGTTCCGCAGATCCTTCTGA
- a CDS encoding RelA/SpoT family protein, producing MMRQYELVERVQKYKPDVNEALLNKAYVYAMQKHGQQKRASGDPYISHPLEVAAILTEMHLDESTIAVALLHDTIEDTTATRAEIDELFGEDIGALVEGLTKIKKLDLVTKKAKQAENLRKLLLAISDDVRVLLVKLADRLHNMRTLDHMPAEKRARISEETMEIYAPLAGRMGMQDMREELENLSFQHINPEAFETVTRRLDELSTRNQGLIKKIEDELSELIQARGLADTVVKGRQKKPYSVFKKMQSKSLSFEQLSDVWGFRIVVADVPDCYRALGIVHTRWRVVPGRFKDYISTPKQNDYQSIHTTIVGPSRQRIELQIRTRQMHEIAEYGIAAHTLYKDGSEPAGDVRLSPKSNAYSWLRRTIESLAEGDNPEEFLEHTKLELFQDQVFCFTPKGQLIALPRGATPIDFAYAVHTNIGDTCVGAKINGRIMPLVTRLNNGDEVEIVRSGIQVPPPAWEEIVVTGKARAAIRRATRAAIRKQYSGLGYRILERTFERAGKSFTREAMKPVLHRLGQKDIEDAIAAVGRGESSSLDVLRAVFPDHQDERVTIKPSDEGWFNMRSASGMVFKLPGRPKDMFDLQEEGPDALPIRGLSGNAEVHFSASGAVPGDRIVGIMDKDRGITIYPIQSPSLQKFDDESERWIDVRWDLDEANNTRFMARIQINALNEPGTLAEIAQSIATSDINIKTMLMGQVAADFSEFQLDIEVWDLRQLNNLITQIRELPSVSTVKRVFE from the coding sequence ATGATGCGCCAATACGAGCTCGTTGAGCGCGTTCAAAAATACAAGCCCGATGTAAACGAAGCCCTTTTGAACAAGGCCTATGTTTATGCCATGCAGAAGCATGGCCAGCAGAAGCGGGCAAGCGGCGATCCCTACATTTCCCATCCGCTTGAAGTTGCCGCCATCCTCACGGAGATGCATCTCGACGAGTCGACCATTGCGGTCGCCCTGCTCCACGATACGATAGAAGATACCACTGCGACCCGCGCTGAAATCGATGAACTCTTCGGAGAGGATATCGGTGCGCTGGTGGAGGGGCTGACCAAGATCAAGAAGCTTGATCTTGTGACGAAAAAGGCCAAGCAGGCCGAGAATCTGCGCAAGCTTCTGCTGGCGATCTCGGACGATGTTCGCGTGCTGCTCGTAAAGCTTGCCGATCGTCTGCACAACATGCGCACGCTCGACCACATGCCCGCGGAAAAGCGCGCGCGCATTTCTGAAGAGACCATGGAAATCTATGCGCCGCTTGCCGGTCGCATGGGCATGCAGGATATGCGCGAGGAACTGGAAAACCTTTCCTTCCAGCATATAAACCCCGAGGCCTTCGAAACCGTGACGCGGCGGCTCGATGAACTGTCGACACGCAATCAAGGCCTGATCAAGAAGATCGAGGACGAACTGAGCGAACTGATTCAGGCGCGGGGCCTGGCGGATACGGTCGTCAAGGGCCGGCAGAAGAAGCCCTATTCCGTCTTCAAGAAGATGCAGTCCAAATCGCTATCCTTCGAGCAGCTTTCGGATGTCTGGGGTTTCCGCATCGTCGTTGCCGATGTTCCCGACTGTTATCGCGCCCTGGGTATCGTCCACACACGCTGGCGCGTCGTGCCCGGCCGGTTCAAGGACTATATTTCGACACCCAAGCAGAACGACTACCAGTCGATCCACACCACGATTGTCGGCCCTTCGCGCCAGCGCATCGAACTGCAGATTCGCACACGGCAAATGCATGAGATTGCCGAATATGGCATCGCCGCCCACACCCTTTACAAGGACGGTTCGGAACCTGCCGGCGATGTAAGGCTGTCGCCGAAATCCAACGCCTATTCCTGGCTGCGGCGGACGATCGAATCGCTGGCGGAAGGAGACAACCCCGAGGAATTCCTTGAGCACACCAAGCTCGAACTTTTCCAGGATCAGGTTTTCTGCTTCACGCCGAAGGGTCAGCTGATTGCGCTGCCTCGTGGCGCGACGCCGATCGATTTCGCCTACGCCGTCCATACCAATATCGGCGACACCTGCGTCGGCGCGAAGATCAACGGGCGCATCATGCCGCTCGTCACGCGGCTGAACAATGGCGACGAGGTGGAGATCGTGCGCTCCGGCATTCAGGTGCCGCCGCCAGCCTGGGAAGAGATCGTCGTGACGGGAAAGGCCCGCGCCGCCATCCGCCGGGCAACGCGCGCCGCCATTCGCAAGCAATATTCCGGTCTCGGATACCGTATTCTTGAGCGCACGTTCGAGCGTGCCGGAAAAAGCTTTACCCGCGAAGCAATGAAACCGGTCCTGCACCGCCTTGGACAGAAGGATATAGAGGACGCGATCGCCGCGGTCGGTAGGGGCGAGTCGTCATCGCTCGACGTGCTGCGCGCGGTTTTTCCGGATCATCAGGACGAGCGCGTCACCATCAAGCCATCCGACGAGGGCTGGTTCAACATGCGCAGCGCCTCCGGCATGGTGTTCAAATTGCCCGGCCGGCCGAAGGACATGTTCGATCTGCAGGAGGAGGGGCCGGACGCCTTGCCCATCCGCGGTCTGTCCGGCAATGCCGAAGTGCATTTCAGCGCATCGGGCGCCGTGCCGGGAGACCGCATCGTCGGCATCATGGACAAGGACCGGGGCATTACCATCTATCCGATCCAGTCGCCCAGCCTGCAGAAATTCGACGACGAATCGGAACGCTGGATCGATGTGCGCTGGGATCTCGACGAGGCGAACAATACCCGTTTCATGGCCCGCATCCAGATCAACGCCCTGAATGAGCCGGGAACGCTGGCCGAAATCGCCCAGTCGATCGCGACCAGCGACATCAACATCAAGACGATGCTGATGGGCCAGGTGGCGGCGGATTTTAGTGAATTCCAGCTCGACATCGAGGTCTGGGACCTGCGTCAACTCAACAATCTGATTACGCAGATTCGCGAGCTGCCAAGCGTATCGACGGTCAAACGGGTATTCGAATAG
- a CDS encoding lytic transglycosylase domain-containing protein, with protein MLGGAVIALCAASSHGAENRIPTPVSKPKLQTGVSSLLSADITSSIAAINPARPVNSRLKAGLDALSNKDAAGAIAARDAMTKGTLDRHILTWAIAVSGRRGVPSYEIADAQRELQGWPGLTALRAYSERALYRENPPAADIISAFGATRPETAEGTIILARGLVATGETGKVAGLLATLWAKETMDTATETKILEEFPSLLTTADHRRRLKLLLFRGRLEQASRFSDLGNAQSLHRAWVAVSKKASTAAALIAAIDPSLQNDPASLFIRIEYLRKQERYQEAAKLLTALPRDSEDLVAPSEWWVEQRIISRGLFDAGDADAAYDVAANHSATSSTDIVDAEFHAGWYALRGSKDAIKAAQHFERILKASNRPISVSRGWYWLGRAAEAGGPGRAADYYAKAASLPATFYGQLAGAKLGRKSLTVAYPSPSTADMAQFEGREAVQAISRLEAAGHGWRADSLYRALAEELDKPGELALLAARAERTRGHQLSLQIGKIAFGRGIDVAALAFPIGIIPETADIGGSGKALAYAIARQESAFNPAAISPANARGLLQILPGTAKRVAGRHGMSYSQDRLTTDIAYNATLGAHYLGEQISDFGGSYILTFIAYNAGPRRVPDWIDRYGDPRGKPIDDVVDWIERIPFAETRGYVQRVMENYQIYKSRLGQTSDIVHDLTAGR; from the coding sequence ATGTTGGGCGGGGCAGTCATTGCGCTGTGTGCAGCCAGCAGCCATGGCGCTGAAAACCGGATTCCCACGCCAGTGAGCAAGCCGAAGCTTCAGACCGGTGTCAGCAGCCTGTTGTCTGCCGACATCACGAGTTCCATTGCCGCGATAAACCCTGCCCGCCCAGTCAATTCCAGACTTAAAGCCGGATTGGACGCCCTTTCCAACAAGGACGCGGCCGGCGCAATTGCAGCCCGCGACGCCATGACCAAGGGCACGCTCGATCGCCATATCCTCACATGGGCGATTGCCGTGTCCGGTCGAAGAGGCGTCCCTTCCTACGAAATCGCGGATGCGCAGCGGGAACTGCAGGGCTGGCCCGGCCTGACGGCGCTGCGGGCTTATTCCGAACGGGCGCTTTACCGCGAGAACCCGCCGGCCGCCGACATCATCTCGGCCTTCGGTGCAACGCGGCCAGAAACCGCAGAGGGCACCATCATTCTCGCGCGGGGGCTGGTTGCCACCGGAGAGACCGGGAAAGTCGCCGGGTTGCTGGCGACCCTCTGGGCGAAGGAGACGATGGATACCGCGACGGAAACGAAGATCCTTGAGGAGTTTCCGTCGCTGCTAACAACCGCCGATCACCGGCGCCGGTTGAAACTGCTGCTTTTTCGAGGCCGTCTGGAACAGGCCAGCCGGTTCAGCGATCTCGGAAACGCGCAATCCCTGCATCGCGCCTGGGTCGCGGTTTCAAAGAAGGCGAGCACGGCAGCGGCCTTGATCGCGGCCATCGACCCATCCCTTCAGAACGATCCCGCCAGTCTTTTCATTCGCATCGAATATTTGCGCAAGCAGGAAAGGTACCAGGAGGCGGCCAAACTGCTGACCGCGCTGCCAAGGGACAGCGAAGATCTCGTCGCACCATCGGAATGGTGGGTGGAACAGCGAATCATCAGCCGCGGTCTTTTCGACGCCGGCGATGCCGATGCTGCATATGACGTCGCCGCCAACCACTCGGCCACCAGTTCCACCGATATCGTCGATGCCGAATTTCACGCTGGCTGGTACGCCCTGCGCGGCAGCAAGGATGCGATAAAGGCTGCCCAACATTTCGAGCGCATCCTGAAAGCCTCGAACCGGCCGATTTCAGTCTCGCGCGGATGGTACTGGCTGGGCCGCGCTGCGGAGGCCGGGGGACCGGGGCGTGCCGCCGACTATTACGCGAAGGCAGCATCCTTACCGGCCACATTCTACGGGCAACTGGCAGGCGCAAAGCTCGGCCGTAAGTCCCTGACCGTCGCCTATCCGTCGCCGTCTACCGCCGACATGGCACAATTCGAGGGGCGCGAGGCGGTACAGGCGATTTCTCGATTGGAGGCTGCCGGACATGGCTGGCGCGCCGACAGTCTCTATCGTGCCCTGGCCGAAGAACTGGACAAGCCCGGCGAACTGGCGCTGCTGGCTGCCCGCGCGGAAAGAACGCGGGGACACCAATTGTCACTGCAGATCGGCAAGATCGCGTTCGGTCGCGGTATCGATGTGGCGGCGCTCGCCTTCCCGATCGGCATCATACCGGAAACGGCTGATATCGGCGGTTCGGGCAAGGCGCTTGCCTATGCCATTGCCCGGCAGGAGAGTGCTTTCAATCCGGCCGCCATCTCACCGGCCAATGCCCGCGGCTTGCTGCAAATTCTTCCCGGCACCGCAAAGCGCGTCGCCGGCCGCCACGGAATGTCCTATTCACAGGACAGGCTGACGACCGACATCGCATATAATGCAACACTCGGCGCACATTATCTCGGCGAGCAGATCAGCGATTTCGGCGGCTCCTACATCCTCACCTTCATTGCCTACAACGCAGGACCGCGCCGCGTTCCGGACTGGATCGATCGATATGGCGACCCCCGCGGAAAACCGATCGACGACGTCGTCGACTGGATCGAGCGCATCCCCTTTGCCGAAACCCGCGGTTACGTTCAGCGCGTCATGGAAAATTATCAGATCTACAAGTCGCGGCTGGGGCAAACATCGGATATCGTTCACGATCTGACGGCCGGCCGGTAG
- a CDS encoding DUF2062 domain-containing protein yields the protein MRVMRLSASPHAIATGVAAGAASSATPFIGFHIVIALALAYLLSGNLVAAGIATALANPLTIPLILTAIYEVGTAILGVHDSAGLSGDKILGMLRHLELAELWQPLLKPMLIGALPVSLASAVIFYIAAFWAARLFQSRRRSLVRESRAGHISTERK from the coding sequence ATGCGCGTCATGAGGCTCAGCGCATCGCCGCATGCGATTGCGACCGGAGTAGCAGCCGGCGCCGCTTCCTCGGCTACGCCGTTCATCGGCTTCCACATCGTCATCGCGCTTGCGCTCGCCTATCTCCTGTCCGGCAATCTCGTGGCAGCCGGGATCGCCACGGCTCTTGCCAATCCTTTGACAATCCCTCTCATTCTCACCGCCATCTACGAGGTCGGCACGGCAATTCTCGGCGTGCATGACAGCGCCGGTCTGTCCGGCGACAAAATTCTTGGCATGCTGCGTCATCTTGAGCTGGCGGAACTCTGGCAGCCTCTGCTCAAGCCGATGTTGATCGGCGCGCTGCCGGTTTCGCTGGCAAGCGCGGTAATCTTCTATATTGCCGCCTTCTGGGCCGCCCGTCTGTTCCAGTCCCGCCGCCGCAGCTTGGTCAGAGAGAGCCGGGCCGGGCATATATCGACGGAGCGCAAATGA
- a CDS encoding DsrE family protein translates to MTIKRRSIFTRLAAAPIAALFSAGVAGTATAGSGRQKVVYHLADTDKVMFVLGNIRNHLEGMGGAQAVDIVLVVHGPALTLFKTSSANPKLSAQVEAIVSDGVRLAACGNTMTAQNLELRDLPRGFVRVEEGGVVRIARLQEQGYLYLRP, encoded by the coding sequence ATGACGATCAAGCGACGCTCCATTTTCACACGCCTTGCTGCCGCTCCCATCGCGGCCCTTTTCTCGGCCGGCGTTGCGGGTACTGCAACGGCAGGGTCGGGACGCCAGAAGGTCGTCTATCATCTGGCCGATACGGACAAGGTCATGTTCGTGCTTGGGAACATCCGCAACCATCTCGAGGGTATGGGCGGTGCGCAGGCGGTCGATATCGTTCTGGTGGTGCACGGCCCGGCATTGACGCTTTTCAAGACGTCGAGCGCCAATCCGAAACTGTCCGCGCAAGTCGAAGCGATCGTGAGCGACGGCGTACGGCTGGCGGCCTGTGGCAATACAATGACCGCCCAGAACCTCGAACTACGCGATTTGCCCAGGGGCTTCGTCAGAGTTGAGGAGGGCGGCGTCGTCCGAATAGCCAGACTGCAGGAGCAGGGATACCTCTACCTGCGCCCATGA
- a CDS encoding porin: MNIKSLLLGSAAALAAVSGAQAADAIVAAEPEAMEYVRVCDAFGTGYFYIPGTETCLKIGGYVRTQVEFGDTNAGFEGSIGNLSGNNNWGSYTRAYLTVSAKNDTEYGALSSYINLQADSSHTGNNNSDGGVILDGAWINIAGFDVGYFYNWWDDFALSGETEEAGGNLFNAIRYTYDGGSFQAGIAVEDLGSDAREQPSHDDDVGVSGLLRGTVGGIDALLIGSYDFDVEEAAFKARLTAEVGPGTFGIMGIYATDPTAYWSLSEWSVAAEYKIQATEKLFITPAAQYFGDVGFDNGNIDAWRVGVTAGYQITEGLRSLATVNYTDADEAGTSLTGNDDDAWSGFLRLQRDF, translated from the coding sequence ATGAACATTAAGAGCCTTCTTCTCGGCTCCGCTGCGGCTCTCGCAGCAGTATCCGGCGCCCAGGCAGCTGACGCTATCGTAGCTGCTGAGCCGGAAGCCATGGAATATGTACGCGTTTGCGACGCTTTCGGCACTGGCTACTTCTACATCCCGGGCACGGAAACCTGCCTCAAGATCGGCGGTTATGTCCGTACTCAGGTTGAGTTCGGTGATACGAATGCCGGCTTCGAGGGTAGCATCGGAAATCTGAGCGGCAACAACAACTGGGGTAGCTACACACGTGCCTACCTGACGGTTTCGGCCAAGAACGACACCGAGTATGGCGCACTCAGCAGCTATATCAACCTGCAGGCTGATAGCTCCCACACGGGCAATAACAACAGCGACGGCGGCGTTATCCTTGACGGTGCCTGGATCAACATTGCTGGCTTCGACGTTGGTTACTTCTACAACTGGTGGGACGATTTCGCTCTTTCCGGCGAAACTGAAGAAGCTGGTGGTAACCTTTTCAACGCCATCCGTTACACCTATGACGGTGGTTCCTTCCAGGCTGGTATCGCAGTCGAAGATCTCGGCAGCGATGCTCGTGAGCAGCCAAGCCATGACGATGATGTCGGCGTATCCGGGTTGCTTCGCGGCACTGTTGGCGGCATCGATGCTCTCTTGATCGGTTCTTACGACTTTGACGTCGAAGAAGCTGCCTTCAAGGCGCGTTTGACAGCTGAAGTTGGCCCGGGCACCTTCGGTATTATGGGTATCTACGCAACGGATCCGACTGCTTACTGGTCGCTGTCCGAATGGTCGGTTGCTGCTGAATACAAGATCCAGGCTACTGAAAAGCTCTTCATCACCCCTGCTGCTCAGTACTTTGGCGATGTTGGCTTCGACAACGGCAACATCGACGCATGGCGCGTTGGCGTAACAGCTGGCTACCAGATCACGGAAGGCCTGCGTTCGCTCGCTACCGTCAACTACACCGATGCTGATGAAGCTGGTACGAGCCTGACTGGCAATGACGATGACGCTTGGAGCGGTTTCCTCCGCCTGCAGCGCGACTTCTAA
- a CDS encoding NYN domain-containing protein, with product MFDPREKIALFIDGANLYAASKSLGFDIDYRKLLKAFQKRGYLLRAYYYTALIEDQEYSSIRPLIDWLDYNGYKVVTKPAKEFTDSLGRRKIKGNMDIELAIDAMEQSETVDHLVIFSGDGDFTTLVEALQRKGRKVSVVSTMSTQPPMIADDLRRQADHFIELATLKSEVGRDPAERPVRVTEPVHDDVGN from the coding sequence ATGTTCGACCCACGGGAAAAAATCGCTCTTTTCATCGATGGCGCCAATCTTTATGCCGCATCGAAAAGCCTCGGTTTCGACATCGATTATCGCAAACTGCTCAAGGCATTTCAGAAGCGTGGCTATCTGTTGCGGGCCTATTATTACACGGCTCTGATTGAGGATCAGGAATATTCGTCGATCCGGCCACTCATCGACTGGCTAGACTATAACGGTTACAAGGTCGTGACAAAGCCGGCAAAGGAGTTCACGGATTCTCTTGGCCGCCGCAAGATCAAGGGCAATATGGATATCGAACTGGCGATCGACGCCATGGAGCAGTCAGAAACCGTCGATCACCTGGTGATCTTTTCCGGCGACGGCGACTTCACAACGCTGGTGGAAGCCCTGCAGCGCAAGGGCCGAAAAGTCTCCGTTGTTTCGACCATGTCCACCCAGCCACCGATGATCGCCGACGATCTGCGTCGCCAGGCCGATCATTTCATCGAATTGGCAACCTTGAAATCCGAAGTCGGCCGCGACCCCGCCGAACGCCCCGTCCGTGTGACGGAGCCTGTGCATGACGACGTCGGCAACTGA
- the smpB gene encoding SsrA-binding protein SmpB translates to MAPKGSQRVVNKIVAENRKARFNYEILDTYEAGLVLTGTEVKSLREGKANIAESYATDEGGEMWLINSYVPEYLQANRFNHEPRRRRKLLLSKREAHRLQSAINRDGMTLIPLKVYFNDQGRAKLELALGKGKKLHDKRETEKERDWNRQKSRLMKEH, encoded by the coding sequence ATGGCACCCAAAGGCAGCCAGCGCGTCGTCAACAAGATCGTCGCGGAAAATCGCAAGGCCCGCTTCAATTACGAGATTCTCGACACATACGAGGCCGGCCTTGTGCTGACTGGCACGGAGGTCAAGTCCTTGCGCGAAGGAAAGGCCAATATTGCCGAATCCTACGCCACCGACGAAGGTGGGGAAATGTGGCTGATCAATTCCTATGTGCCGGAATATCTCCAGGCAAACCGCTTCAATCACGAGCCGCGCCGCCGTCGAAAGCTCCTTTTGTCAAAACGCGAGGCCCATCGGCTGCAAAGCGCGATCAACCGTGACGGCATGACGCTCATTCCGCTGAAGGTCTATTTTAACGATCAGGGCAGGGCAAAGCTCGAACTGGCGCTTGGAAAAGGCAAAAAATTGCATGACAAGCGCGAGACGGAGAAGGAGCGCGACTGGAACCGCCAGAAAAGCCGTCTGATGAAAGAGCATTGA
- the rpoZ gene encoding DNA-directed RNA polymerase subunit omega: MARVTVEDCIDKVDNRFELVLLASHRARLISQGASITIDRDNDKNPVVALREIADETLSPGDLKEDLIHSLQKHVEVDEPEPDRSTLVAGEANVFAANAEDEDQPEPVTFDSMSEEELLAGIEGLVPPEKSDDY, encoded by the coding sequence ATGGCCCGCGTCACCGTTGAAGATTGCATCGACAAAGTCGATAACCGTTTCGAGCTCGTCCTTCTGGCAAGTCACCGCGCACGCTTGATCTCGCAGGGCGCGTCGATCACGATCGATCGTGACAACGACAAGAACCCGGTCGTTGCGCTGCGCGAGATTGCCGACGAGACACTGTCGCCGGGCGATCTGAAGGAAGACCTGATCCATTCGCTGCAGAAGCATGTCGAGGTCGATGAGCCTGAGCCCGACCGGTCGACGCTGGTTGCGGGTGAGGCCAATGTTTTCGCTGCAAACGCCGAAGACGAGGATCAGCCGGAGCCCGTGACATTCGATAGCATGTCGGAAGAGGAACTTCTGGCCGGCATCGAAGGGCTCGTTCCGCCGGAAAAAAGCGACGATTATTAA
- the acpS gene encoding holo-ACP synthase has protein sequence MIIGIGSDLIDIRRIQNSLDRFGERFTQRCFTEIEIAKSEGRKNRAESYAKRFAAKEACSKALGTGMAQGIFWKDMGVVNLPGGKPTMHLSGAAAEKLAQMLPANHRGILHLTITDDFPLAQAFVIIEALPVAPEYGKV, from the coding sequence ATGATCATCGGTATCGGCAGTGATTTGATCGACATCAGGCGCATCCAGAATTCGCTCGACCGCTTCGGAGAGCGGTTCACGCAGCGTTGTTTCACGGAAATCGAGATCGCCAAGTCCGAAGGGCGCAAGAATAGAGCGGAATCCTACGCGAAACGTTTCGCAGCCAAGGAAGCCTGTTCGAAGGCGCTGGGCACGGGCATGGCGCAAGGCATCTTCTGGAAGGACATGGGCGTCGTCAATCTGCCTGGCGGCAAGCCGACGATGCATCTGTCTGGGGCCGCCGCCGAAAAGCTCGCCCAGATGCTGCCGGCCAATCATCGCGGCATCCTCCATCTGACGATTACCGACGATTTTCCGCTCGCTCAAGCCTTCGTGATAATCGAAGCTCTGCCCGTTGCTCCGGAATACGGAAAAGTTTAG
- the dapA gene encoding 4-hydroxy-tetrahydrodipicolinate synthase — translation MFKGSIPALVTPFTASGAVDTDSFAAHVEWQIAEGSHGLVPVGTTGESPTLSHAEHKQVVELCIETAARRVPVIAGAGSNNTTEAIELAQHAEKAGADAVLVVTPYYNKPTQKGLFAHYAAIAESVKLPIVIYNIPGRSVVDMSVETMAALHKAYPLIVGVKDATGKIERVSEQRMACGAGFVQLSGEDATALGFNAHGGVGCISVTANVAPRLCAEFQEATLAGDYATALDYQDKLMPLHKAIFLEPGLCGAKFALARLRQMSRTVRSPLLSTLEPATEAAIDAALLHAGLMN, via the coding sequence ATGTTTAAGGGGTCAATTCCCGCTCTGGTCACTCCGTTCACCGCCTCCGGCGCGGTGGATACGGACAGTTTTGCAGCCCATGTCGAATGGCAGATCGCAGAAGGCAGCCACGGCCTCGTGCCGGTTGGCACGACCGGCGAATCGCCGACACTGTCGCATGCGGAGCATAAACAGGTCGTGGAACTTTGTATCGAAACGGCAGCTCGGCGCGTGCCCGTTATCGCTGGCGCCGGCTCCAACAATACCACGGAGGCCATCGAGCTTGCCCAGCATGCCGAAAAGGCCGGCGCCGACGCGGTTCTGGTGGTCACGCCCTATTACAACAAGCCGACGCAGAAAGGGCTTTTCGCTCATTATGCGGCGATCGCGGAAAGCGTGAAACTGCCCATCGTCATCTATAATATTCCCGGTCGCTCGGTTGTCGACATGAGCGTCGAAACCATGGCGGCGCTGCACAAGGCCTATCCCTTGATTGTCGGTGTCAAGGATGCGACCGGCAAGATCGAGCGCGTCTCCGAACAGCGCATGGCCTGCGGTGCCGGGTTCGTCCAGCTTTCGGGCGAGGATGCCACCGCGCTCGGCTTCAATGCCCATGGCGGTGTTGGCTGCATTTCGGTCACGGCAAATGTTGCGCCGCGGCTTTGCGCGGAATTTCAGGAAGCGACGCTCGCAGGCGATTATGCAACGGCGCTCGATTATCAGGACAAGCTGATGCCGCTGCATAAGGCGATCTTCCTGGAGCCGGGGCTCTGTGGCGCCAAATTTGCGCTCGCCCGCTTGCGTCAGATGAGCCGGACGGTCCGTTCGCCTTTGCTGTCCACACTGGAACCGGCAACGGAAGCGGCGATCGATGCCGCTCTTCTTCATGCGGGGCTCATGAACTGA
- a CDS encoding alpha/beta fold hydrolase gives MSDEIGAAFTEHFFPARDGLQLCARVYGADITGSLPVVCLPGLSRNSRDFHRVAGLLSSDLETPRRVIAIDYRGRGRSAWDMDKSQYQIAVEADDVIAACALFGVQEAVFVGTSRGGLILHVLAATAPRLLRAVVLNDIGPVIEIAGLLQIRDYLTAERAFGTWPEAIDHLRSVHGATFPVLDDADWDDMAHAIFCESAGMIVPDFDPALIEPLRHLHAESDVPDLWDLYKGFAHLPLMTIRGEYSTILSEATLEEMARRHYDMRSTTAHGQGHAPLLHRPDIYSELRSFLDAV, from the coding sequence ATGAGCGACGAAATTGGAGCCGCTTTCACCGAGCATTTCTTTCCTGCCAGGGATGGTTTGCAGCTTTGCGCCAGAGTGTATGGTGCGGACATCACGGGGTCTCTGCCCGTCGTCTGCCTGCCGGGACTGAGCCGCAACAGCCGCGACTTTCACCGCGTCGCGGGCCTGCTTTCAAGCGACCTTGAAACGCCACGCCGTGTCATTGCCATCGATTACCGCGGACGGGGGCGCTCGGCCTGGGATATGGATAAAAGCCAATACCAGATTGCTGTCGAAGCGGACGACGTCATCGCCGCCTGCGCCTTATTCGGCGTGCAGGAGGCAGTCTTCGTCGGCACGTCCAGAGGCGGGCTTATTCTTCATGTTCTTGCAGCAACCGCCCCTCGCCTGCTGCGCGCTGTCGTTCTCAACGATATCGGTCCTGTTATCGAGATTGCCGGGCTGCTCCAGATCCGGGATTATCTCACCGCGGAACGGGCCTTTGGCACATGGCCAGAGGCGATCGATCATCTCAGGTCCGTTCATGGTGCCACTTTTCCCGTCCTCGACGATGCGGATTGGGACGATATGGCTCACGCCATCTTTTGCGAGAGCGCGGGCATGATCGTGCCCGACTTCGATCCGGCCCTGATCGAGCCGCTTCGTCACCTCCATGCGGAAAGTGACGTTCCCGATTTATGGGACCTCTATAAGGGATTTGCGCATTTGCCCCTTATGACAATCCGCGGCGAGTATTCGACTATTCTATCAGAAGCGACCTTGGAGGAGATGGCACGCCGGCATTACGATATGCGCTCCACTACCGCGCATGGCCAGGGACATGCTCCCCTCTTGCATCGCCCTGACATTTACAGCGAGCTTCGATCGTTTCTCGACGCGGTTTGA